From the genome of Flavipsychrobacter sp., one region includes:
- a CDS encoding antibiotic biosynthesis monooxygenase, whose product MSKNFVAINYISCNDDYRPRFEELFATRAGAIDKMPGFKEMHVLRPNDQEDKYLIVSYWETEDAFKDWTKSEAFIEGHKRGFADLAKAKAEGKPAPMSSDFKTYKIIAN is encoded by the coding sequence ATGAGCAAGAATTTTGTAGCCATTAACTATATCAGCTGTAACGATGATTACAGACCACGATTTGAAGAACTATTTGCTACCAGAGCAGGAGCAATAGATAAAATGCCAGGGTTTAAAGAGATGCATGTGCTTCGCCCTAATGACCAAGAAGATAAATATCTTATTGTTAGCTACTGGGAGACAGAAGATGCATTTAAAGATTGGACGAAGTCTGAAGCTTTTATCGAAGGTCATAAAAGAGGCTTTGCCGATTTGGCAAAAGCTAAAGCGGAAGGGAAACCAGCCCCTATGAGCAGCGATTTTAAAACCTATAAAATCATTGCTAACTAA
- the ubiE gene encoding bifunctional demethylmenaquinone methyltransferase/2-methoxy-6-polyprenyl-1,4-benzoquinol methylase UbiE, which yields MQTENHTNTSANVLPNADSKLSKKDQVADMFNNIAGKYDFLNHTLSMGIDKGWRKKAIAAIQEVNPQNILDVATGTGDLAIAAARLNPDSIIGVDIAEQMLEVGRKKLVEQHLDQLISLRLGDSEHLPFEDNSFDAITCAYGVRNFENLEAGLKDMNRVMRTGGKVAILEFSRPKTFPIKQGYHFYFKYLLPMFGKIVSKHSSAYSYLHESAMAFPEGKDFCQILERCGYKDVKARPLTFGITTLYTATK from the coding sequence ATGCAGACTGAAAATCATACCAATACGTCCGCAAACGTATTGCCTAATGCTGATTCAAAATTAAGCAAGAAAGATCAAGTTGCCGACATGTTTAACAACATTGCGGGAAAGTACGACTTTCTGAATCATACTTTGTCTATGGGTATTGATAAGGGATGGCGCAAAAAAGCCATTGCTGCAATACAAGAAGTGAACCCCCAAAACATACTGGATGTAGCTACTGGCACAGGCGACCTTGCCATTGCTGCTGCTCGCCTAAACCCCGATAGCATAATAGGCGTGGACATTGCCGAGCAAATGTTGGAAGTAGGAAGAAAGAAACTCGTAGAACAACATTTAGACCAACTTATCTCATTAAGACTGGGCGATAGCGAACACCTACCCTTTGAAGACAACAGCTTCGACGCAATAACCTGCGCTTACGGTGTGCGCAACTTTGAAAACTTGGAAGCAGGCTTAAAGGATATGAACCGTGTGATGCGTACCGGAGGTAAAGTGGCTATTCTGGAGTTTTCCCGCCCTAAAACATTTCCTATAAAACAAGGGTATCATTTCTATTTCAAATATCTGCTACCTATGTTTGGTAAGATAGTTTCCAAGCATAGCTCTGCGTATAGTTACCTGCACGAGTCGGCTATGGCCTTCCCTGAAGGCAAAGACTTCTGCCAAATACTTGAACGTTGTGGGTATAAAGATGTAAAAGCTAGGCCGCTTACATTTGGCATAACAACACTATATACAGCTACGAAATAA
- the yihA gene encoding ribosome biogenesis GTP-binding protein YihA/YsxC, producing MDIQSAKYLISSPKVESCPEPDRAEYAFIGRSNVGKSSLINMLTNHSKLAKTSSSPGKTQMINHFLVNDNWYLVDLPGYGYAKVSQKHRASFQKMIANYLQQRTNLMTLFVLIDSRHKPQKIDLEFLAQLGEWQVPFNIIFTKADKSTQRETAKNVKHFIETMRKDWEFIPRSFVSSAVKFTGRKEILAYIGELNEIYDKEVKGKE from the coding sequence ATGGATATACAATCGGCAAAATATTTAATAAGTAGCCCCAAAGTGGAGAGCTGCCCCGAGCCTGATAGGGCAGAGTATGCATTCATCGGTAGGTCAAACGTTGGTAAGTCTTCTCTTATCAATATGCTCACCAACCATAGCAAATTGGCTAAAACCTCTTCCAGCCCGGGTAAGACACAGATGATCAACCACTTTTTGGTGAATGATAATTGGTATCTGGTAGACCTGCCGGGTTATGGCTATGCAAAAGTGTCGCAAAAGCATCGTGCGTCTTTTCAGAAAATGATCGCTAATTATTTGCAACAGCGTACTAATCTAATGACGCTATTTGTACTCATAGATAGTCGTCATAAACCGCAGAAGATAGACTTGGAGTTTTTGGCACAGTTAGGAGAGTGGCAGGTGCCGTTCAATATCATTTTTACAAAAGCTGATAAAAGCACGCAAAGGGAAACTGCTAAAAATGTAAAGCATTTCATTGAAACAATGCGTAAAGACTGGGAGTTTATACCACGTAGCTTTGTAAGTAGTGCCGTAAAGTTTACAGGACGGAAAGAGATATTGGCTTATATAGGGGAGCTTAATGAGATCTACGATAAGGAGGTAAAAGGCAAAGAATAA
- a CDS encoding porin family protein — MRLRLVILFLVSIIGLQSASGQTILNMPEHDQKAYYFGITFGTNFSTYKIKYSESFTNEDTFKSIQPGFGPGFNLGLMGNLRLTSFIDARFNPTLIFAEKPMTVNMRGFDGSDSSSSKSIESIYLHLPFQLKFKSDRINNFRFYGLAGVKFDFDLAANARSRKKDEILKVSAFDYGYELGAGFEFYYPNFIFSPEIKLSQGLGNALFKDPRIPLSNAVNGLSTRMIVISIHIEG, encoded by the coding sequence ATGCGTTTACGCTTAGTTATACTTTTTCTAGTTAGCATTATAGGCCTGCAGTCGGCTAGTGGACAGACTATTCTAAACATGCCCGAACATGATCAAAAAGCCTATTACTTTGGTATCACCTTTGGTACCAACTTCTCTACTTATAAAATAAAGTATAGTGAATCGTTCACTAATGAAGACACTTTCAAATCCATACAACCTGGTTTTGGTCCGGGTTTCAACCTTGGTTTGATGGGAAACCTTAGGTTAACCAGCTTTATAGATGCCCGTTTTAACCCCACACTTATTTTTGCCGAAAAGCCAATGACCGTAAACATGAGAGGTTTCGACGGTTCTGACAGCTCTTCTTCAAAATCTATTGAGTCTATATACTTACACCTACCTTTTCAGCTAAAGTTCAAAAGCGACCGCATTAACAACTTTCGTTTTTATGGCTTAGCTGGCGTTAAGTTCGACTTCGACTTGGCGGCCAATGCTCGCTCTCGTAAAAAAGACGAGATACTAAAAGTCTCTGCCTTTGACTATGGGTATGAGCTAGGTGCAGGTTTTGAGTTCTACTACCCTAACTTCATTTTCTCTCCTGAGATCAAGTTGAGCCAAGGGTTGGGCAATGCCTTATTTAAAGACCCGCGCATACCATTGAGTAATGCCGTTAACGGACTATCAACCAGAATGATCGTTATCTCTATTCATATAGAGGGATAA